One Mesorhizobium loti genomic window carries:
- a CDS encoding aldo/keto reductase codes for MTLATRKLGSQGLHVSAIGLGCMGMSQSYGPADEAESIATLHRAIELGCTFLDTAEVYGPHTNEALLGRALKGKRDQVTIATKFGFRIENSKQVGGVDSRPEHIREVVEASLRRLATDHIDLLYQHRVDPDVPMEDVAGTVGELVAQGKVRFFGLSEAGSANISRAHAVFPVSALQSEYSLWERNLEPEIIPLLKKLGIGLVPFSPLGRGFLTGDVKRAEDYPESDYRRNDPRYQGENYDANVEAATKVRDIATARGVKPGQIALAWLLGKGNGFGIDIVPIPGTKRRQYLEENIAAASLKLDAAEMAALDEALAPGKISGPRYGERGMAMVDR; via the coding sequence ATGACCCTCGCCACACGAAAACTCGGCAGCCAGGGGCTGCACGTCTCGGCCATCGGTCTCGGCTGCATGGGCATGAGCCAGTCCTACGGTCCGGCCGACGAGGCTGAATCCATCGCCACGCTGCACCGCGCCATCGAACTGGGCTGCACCTTCCTCGATACCGCCGAGGTCTATGGCCCGCACACCAACGAGGCACTGCTCGGTCGGGCGCTGAAGGGCAAGCGCGACCAGGTGACGATCGCCACCAAATTCGGCTTCCGCATCGAAAACAGCAAGCAGGTCGGCGGCGTCGACAGCCGACCCGAGCACATCAGAGAGGTTGTCGAAGCCTCGCTCCGCCGGCTCGCCACCGACCATATCGACCTGCTCTACCAGCACCGCGTCGACCCTGATGTGCCGATGGAGGATGTCGCCGGCACCGTCGGCGAACTGGTCGCGCAAGGCAAGGTGCGTTTCTTCGGACTGTCGGAGGCAGGTAGCGCCAACATAAGCCGCGCGCATGCCGTCTTTCCGGTCTCGGCGCTGCAGAGCGAATATTCGCTGTGGGAGCGCAACCTGGAGCCCGAGATCATCCCGCTGCTCAAAAAGCTCGGCATCGGACTGGTGCCCTTCTCACCCCTCGGCCGCGGCTTTCTCACCGGCGACGTCAAGCGTGCCGAGGATTATCCCGAGAGCGACTACCGCCGCAACGACCCGCGCTACCAGGGCGAGAATTACGACGCCAATGTCGAAGCGGCCACCAAGGTGCGCGACATCGCAACGGCCCGCGGCGTCAAGCCTGGACAGATCGCGCTGGCCTGGCTGCTTGGCAAGGGCAACGGCTTTGGCATTGACATCGTGCCGATCCCCGGCACCAAGCGCAGACAATATCTGGAGGAGAACATCGCCGCCGCCTCCCTGAAACTCGACGCCGCCGAAATGGCAGCACTCGACGAGGCGCTGGCGCCAGGAAAAATCTCCGGCCCACGCTATGGCGAGCGCGGCATGGCGATGGTGGATCGGTAG
- a CDS encoding AtsE protein: MNIPKGATVAVADGEKLNLFRNSGDEANPKLTASAVEDVANENKRSGARHQSSSANPDNSQIEEDSFAAGTAGLLNRQVLDGRIANLIVIAAPRTLGELRKHYHQQLSAVLVGEIAKDLTGHSAREVETAIAGA, translated from the coding sequence ATGAATATTCCCAAAGGTGCGACAGTTGCAGTAGCTGATGGAGAGAAACTCAACCTGTTTCGCAACTCCGGAGACGAAGCCAACCCGAAGCTGACGGCCTCGGCGGTTGAAGACGTGGCAAATGAGAACAAGCGGTCCGGCGCCCGTCATCAGAGCAGTTCCGCCAATCCCGACAACAGTCAGATCGAAGAAGACAGTTTCGCGGCAGGAACTGCCGGGTTGCTCAACCGACAAGTTCTGGACGGACGAATCGCCAACCTGATTGTCATCGCCGCTCCGCGAACCCTGGGGGAACTTCGCAAGCACTATCACCAGCAACTATCGGCCGTGCTTGTAGGCGAAATCGCCAAGGATCTCACAGGTCATTCCGCGCGGGAGGTAGAAACGGCAATTGCTGGCGCCTAG
- a CDS encoding response sensor protein, translated as MVMAEFRAAMTDTKGSNRLDMLADGRLAAIVDSSFDAIISKDLNSIITSWNLAAERMFGYSADEAVGQSILMLIPDHLKGEETEIIRRVRAGERVASYETTRRRKDGALISVSLTVSPIKNANGEIVGASKIARDISAAKESERRIRLLMREVNHRVKNQFAVILSMVRETSKRSSDPREFEELIRARIMALSRSHDLLVTSEWAGASLFDLIQEHLKPFGREEQILLSGPVLTLQSNAVQNLGMAFHELGTNSSKYGALGSEDGRVEITWTIGSGAQGASVQGAGARSAGAQGSGGREFQMLWTETSTPRPGSNGDEITRKGFGTVVLQRVAPQSLGGSAELERSPGRLHWRLSAPLASIIVPQAGVDADADAAPGFGI; from the coding sequence ATGGTGATGGCGGAATTCCGGGCGGCGATGACCGATACCAAGGGCAGTAACAGGCTGGACATGCTCGCCGACGGACGGCTCGCGGCGATTGTCGATTCGTCTTTCGATGCCATCATCAGCAAGGATCTGAACAGCATCATCACCAGCTGGAACCTGGCAGCCGAGCGCATGTTCGGGTACAGCGCCGACGAGGCGGTGGGCCAGTCCATCCTCATGCTCATCCCCGATCACCTCAAGGGCGAGGAGACCGAGATCATCCGCAGGGTTCGCGCCGGCGAGCGGGTGGCGAGCTATGAGACGACGCGAAGGCGCAAGGACGGCGCGCTTATTTCCGTCTCGCTGACGGTTTCGCCGATCAAGAACGCCAATGGCGAGATCGTCGGCGCCTCGAAGATCGCCCGCGACATTTCCGCCGCCAAGGAGAGCGAGCGCCGCATCAGGCTCTTGATGCGGGAGGTCAACCATCGCGTCAAGAACCAGTTCGCGGTCATCCTGTCGATGGTCAGGGAAACGAGCAAGCGCTCCAGCGACCCGCGTGAGTTCGAGGAACTGATCCGCGCCCGCATCATGGCGCTGTCGCGCTCGCACGACCTGCTCGTCACCTCGGAATGGGCCGGCGCCAGCCTGTTCGACCTGATCCAGGAACATTTGAAGCCGTTCGGCCGCGAGGAGCAGATCCTGCTCTCGGGTCCGGTCCTGACGCTGCAGTCGAATGCCGTGCAGAATCTCGGCATGGCCTTCCATGAGCTCGGCACGAACTCGTCCAAATATGGCGCATTGGGCAGCGAAGACGGCCGGGTCGAGATCACCTGGACGATCGGTTCCGGCGCCCAGGGTGCCAGCGTCCAAGGGGCCGGCGCCCGGAGTGCAGGTGCCCAGGGTTCTGGCGGGCGTGAATTCCAGATGCTCTGGACCGAAACATCCACGCCTCGTCCGGGCAGCAACGGCGATGAGATCACACGCAAGGGGTTCGGCACTGTCGTCCTGCAGCGGGTGGCGCCGCAGTCGCTGGGCGGTTCAGCCGAACTGGAGCGCTCGCCCGGCCGTCTCCACTGGCGCCTCAGCGCGCCGCTGGCATCGATTATCGTGCCGCAAGCCGGCGTCGATGCCGATGCCGACGCCGCGCCGGGTTTTGGCATCTGA